A single genomic interval of Seriola aureovittata isolate HTS-2021-v1 ecotype China chromosome 10, ASM2101889v1, whole genome shotgun sequence harbors:
- the LOC130176449 gene encoding uncharacterized protein LOC130176449, which yields MNIHLISLFHSQDAKKYGVDKILTPFIEDVKILENSGMKVSFADQPIYGTIAQVTGDNLGLNSVLGYVESFSANHYCRMCLIDKASAQTAFSESDPRVMLQTRSTNEEHFSHLVENPREKSCFGIKRNSVLNSLSYFKVSDNFVFDIMHDILEGVGQYEIKLLFEYLKQNFISFENILQRVYAFNYGFMDKKNRPTGVNIFSTGNGIGLNASQTLCLIQNLPLIFGDIVPEGDRHWHLLLLLLHIVNIVFSPCITEGMTVFLKHLIEEHHRLFTVLYPQNNLIPKHHFMIHYPECMCQIGPLVHVWSMRYEAKQIL from the coding sequence ATGAATATCCAtcttatttctttgtttcattccCAAGATGCAAAAAAGTATGGAGTTGACAAAATTCTTACTCCATTTATAGAAGATGTAAAGATACTAGAAAATAGTGGAATGAAAGTGTCATTTGCTGATCAACCGATCTATGGCACCATAGCACAAGTAACAGGTGACAATTTAGGTCTGAACTCAGTTCTTGGTTATGTGGAGTCATTCAGTGCCAACCATTACTGCAGAATGTGTCTTATTGATAAAGCCTCCGCTCAAACAGCCTTTAGTGAAAGTGATCCACGTGTGATGTTACAGACCAGATCAACCAATGAGGAGCATTTTAGTCATCTTGTTGAGAATCCAAGAGAAAAATCTTGTTTTGGAATTAAACGCAACAGTGTTCTCAATTCCTTGTCATACTTCAAGGTATCAGATAACTTTGTGTTTGATATTATGCATGATATCTTAGAAGGTGTAGGACAATATGAGATTAAGTTattgtttgaatatttgaagcagaacttcatttcttttgaaaacaTACTCCAGCGTGTATATGCATTCAACTATGGAttcatggataaaaaaaatcgACCAACAGGCGTAAACATCTTCTCTACTGGCAATGGTATTGGGCTTAATGCCAGTCAAACATTGTGCCTTATTCAGAACCTCCCACTCATCTTTGGAGATATTGTACCAGAAGGTGACCGACACTGGCatttgttgttactgttgttgcaTATTGTGAACATAGTGTTTTCACCTTGTATTACAGAGGGAatgactgtgtttttgaaacatCTAATTGAAGAGCACCACAgattatttacagttttgtaTCCTCAGAATAATTTAATCCCAAAACATCACTTCATGATCCATTATCCTGAATGTATGTGCCAAATTGGTCCATTAGTACACGTTTGGAGTATGAGGTatgaagcaaaacaaattcTTTAA